A stretch of Gemmatimonadota bacterium DNA encodes these proteins:
- a CDS encoding bifunctional nuclease family protein, protein MRVFPDPDFPAAERNSTVLAEVKVYSLGLDRTNRMPVVILRERGGARVLPIWIGPSEAKAIATQLAKVPHTRPLTHDLTCSLLTGMGGTLLRVVVSRVEESTYFAELVVEKAGELVSIDARPSDSIALALRAGASILVEEGLLQAMAIELPTPGEGDLDDPAQGSVMQAKELKDHLRSLDPQDFGRFKL, encoded by the coding sequence ATGCGGGTATTTCCCGATCCCGATTTCCCCGCAGCCGAAAGGAACTCGACCGTGCTCGCCGAAGTCAAGGTCTACAGTCTGGGACTCGATCGCACGAACCGCATGCCGGTCGTGATTCTTCGCGAACGTGGAGGTGCGCGGGTCCTCCCCATCTGGATTGGGCCCAGCGAGGCCAAGGCCATAGCCACCCAGCTCGCCAAGGTCCCCCACACCCGCCCGCTGACTCACGACCTGACCTGCTCGCTCTTGACCGGCATGGGCGGCACGCTGCTCAGAGTGGTGGTGAGCAGGGTGGAGGAGAGCACCTACTTCGCAGAGCTCGTGGTGGAGAAGGCCGGAGAGCTCGTTTCAATAGATGCCCGGCCCTCGGATTCGATCGCCCTCGCCTTGCGCGCCGGAGCCAGCATTCTCGTCGAAGAAGGGCTGCTGCAGGCCATGGCCATCGAGCTGCCCACACCAGGAGAGGGCGACTTGGACGACCCTGCCCAGGGATCGGTCATGCAGGCTAAGGAGCTCAAGGACCACCTCCGTTCGCTCGACCCGCAGGACTTCGGCCGCTTCAAGCTGTGA
- the metK gene encoding methionine adenosyltransferase, protein MHTSLFTSESVSRGHPDKVADQISDAVLDSLLQEDPHVRSAVETMVATGWIAVVGEWGSGTVKELRLEELIRGVVRDIGYRSAEVGMDADDCSLMMRLVPQSDDIWGGGGGGGELADATDGVGGVRGGGAGDQGMMFGYAANETRELMPSPIQLAHRLMRELDDARVAGRVPWLRPDGKGQVTVEYVDGKPQAVAAVVLSAQHDPDTGQREVREALEHEVIRRAIPEHLLEHGPKLHLNPTGRFVTGGPAGDAGLTGRKIIVDTYGGMARHGGGAFSGKDPTKVDRSAAYAARWAAKNVVAAGLAERCEIQLAYAIGVVDPVSIRIDTFGTANHGLTDATIAEAVKNVFDFTPRGIIRELSLQRPIYRPTAVYGHFGREPASLGEGHFPWERIDRVDLLQDRLDG, encoded by the coding sequence CAGATTTCGGACGCCGTTCTGGACTCTCTCCTGCAGGAGGACCCGCATGTGCGCAGCGCCGTCGAGACGATGGTCGCCACCGGCTGGATCGCCGTGGTCGGCGAGTGGGGATCGGGAACCGTCAAGGAGCTCCGCCTGGAAGAGCTGATTCGGGGCGTGGTCCGCGATATCGGCTACCGCTCCGCGGAGGTGGGCATGGACGCGGACGACTGCTCGTTGATGATGCGACTGGTTCCGCAATCCGACGACATCTGGGGAGGCGGAGGCGGAGGCGGGGAACTCGCAGACGCTACGGACGGCGTGGGCGGAGTGCGCGGCGGCGGCGCCGGCGATCAGGGAATGATGTTCGGATACGCAGCGAACGAGACTCGCGAGCTGATGCCGAGTCCGATACAGCTCGCCCACCGGCTAATGCGCGAACTCGACGACGCGCGCGTGGCAGGAAGGGTGCCGTGGCTGAGGCCCGATGGAAAAGGCCAGGTCACCGTCGAGTACGTCGACGGTAAACCGCAGGCGGTGGCGGCCGTGGTTCTCAGCGCCCAGCACGACCCCGACACGGGTCAGCGGGAGGTTCGCGAGGCCCTCGAGCACGAGGTCATCCGACGCGCGATCCCCGAACACCTGCTCGAGCACGGCCCCAAGCTCCACCTTAACCCGACCGGCCGCTTCGTGACCGGGGGACCCGCCGGCGATGCCGGACTCACCGGGCGCAAGATCATCGTCGACACCTACGGGGGCATGGCCCGACACGGGGGCGGCGCCTTCTCCGGAAAGGATCCCACCAAGGTGGATCGTTCGGCGGCCTACGCCGCCCGCTGGGCCGCGAAGAACGTTGTGGCCGCCGGGCTCGCCGAGCGCTGCGAGATACAGCTCGCCTACGCGATCGGCGTGGTCGATCCCGTGTCGATTCGGATCGACACCTTCGGCACCGCCAACCACGGACTTACCGACGCGACCATAGCCGAGGCGGTGAAGAACGTTTTCGACTTCACGCCCCGGGGCATCATCCGCGAGCTAAGCCTCCAGAGACCGATCTATCGACCCACCGCCGTCTACGGTCATTTCGGCAGGGAACCGGCGAGTTTGGGGGAAGGACACTTTCCTTGGGAGCGCATCGATCGCGTGGACCTCTTGCAGGACAGGCTGGACGGCTGA